In Quercus robur chromosome 10, dhQueRobu3.1, whole genome shotgun sequence, a genomic segment contains:
- the LOC126702962 gene encoding extensin-2-like isoform X1: protein MKLTGLDPSWGRVWPQMVMALAFVVVVSNVGSVSGDAYPYASPPPPPYEYTSPPPPEHSPPPPYEYKSPPPPEKSPPPPYEYKSPPPPVKEPAPAPYEYKSPPPPEHSPPPPYEYKSPPPPVHSPPPPYEYKSPPPPEKSPPPPYEYKSPPPPVKEPAPAPYEYKSPPPPEHSPPPPYEYKSPPPPVHSPPPPYEYKSPPPPEHSPPPYYYKSPPPPEKSPPPPYEYKSPPPPTKPYKYSSPPPPPYEYKSPPPPVHSPPPPYYYKSPPPPEKSPPPPYEYKSPPPPTKPYKYSSPPPPPYEYKSPPPPTKPYKYSSPPPPPYEYKSPPPPVHSPPPPYYYKSPPPPEKSPPPPYEYKSPPPPTKPYKYSSPPPPPYEYKSPPPPTKPYKYSSPPPPPYEYKSPPPPVYSPPPYYYKSPPPPPPHYYYKSPPPPPKVLPPYHYTSPPPPIHHHPLIVRVVGKVYCYRCYDWGYPIKSHDKKHLEGAVVEVTCKTGKEEITAYGTTKNNGKFALTVKDFDYKKYGAEACKAKLHAAPKDSPCNIPTNLHWGKTGAKLKVKSKNSYEVVLSARPFAYAPKTPYKECEKPVTKPPPYVYKSPPPPVHSPPPYYYKSPPPPPYVYKSPPPPVHSPPPYYYKSPPPPTYLYKSPPPPTYVYKSPPPPVHSLPPYYYKSPPPPTYLYKSPPPPPYVYKSPPPPVYSPPPYYYKSPPPPTYLYKSPPPPVYLYKSPPPPVKALPPPYEYKSPPPPEKSPPPPYYYKSPPPPTEPYKYSSPPPPPYEYKSPPPPVHSPPPPYYYKSPPPPEKSPPPPYEYKSPPPPTKPYKYSSPPPPPYEYKSPPPPVHSPPPPYEYKSPPPPEKSPPPPYYYKSPPPPTEPYKYSSPPPPPYEYKSPPPPVKALPPPYEYKSPPPPEKSPPPPYYYKSPPPPTEPYKYSSPPPPPYEYKSPPPPVKALPPPYEYKSPPPPEKSPPPPYYYKSPPPPTEPYKYSSPPPPPYEYKSPPPPVHSPPPPYEYKSPPPPEHSPPPPYEYKSPPPPEKSPPPPAYIYASPPPPTQ, encoded by the exons ATGAAGCTTACAGGCCTAGACCCCTCTTGGGGTCGTGTATGGCCTCAAATGGTTATGGCATTGGCCTTTGTAGTTGTTGTAAGCAATGTGGGTTCAGTCTCTGGTGATGCTTATCCTTATgcttcaccaccaccaccaccttaTGAGTACACATCACCTCCTCCACCTGAGCAttctccaccaccaccatatgAGTACAAGTCTCCCCCACCTCCAGAGAAGTCTCCTCCACCTCCATATGAGTACAAGTCTCCCCCACCACCCGTGAAAGAACCAGCACCAGCACCATATGAATACAAGTCACCCCCACCACCAGAACACTCTCCACCACCTCCATATGAGTATAAGTCACCTCCTCCACCAGTACActccccaccaccaccatatgAGTACAAGTCTCCCCCACCTCCTGAGAAGTCTCCACCTCCTCCATATGAGTACAAGTCTCCACCACCACCCGTGAAAGAACCAGCACCAGCACCATATGAATACAAGTCACCCCCACCACCAGAACActctccaccaccaccatatgAGTACAAGTCCCCACCACCACCTGTACACTCTCCTCCACCACCATACGAGTACAAGTCCCCACCACCTCCGGAACACTCACCACCACCATACTACTATAAGTCCCCACCACCACCAGAGAAATCTCCTCCTCCACCTTACGAGTACAAgtccccaccaccaccaacaaaacCATACAAGTACTCATccccacctccaccaccataTGAGTACAAGTCCCCACCACCACCTGTACACTCTCCTCCACCACCATACTACTATAAGTCCCCACCACCACCAGAGAAATCTCCTCCTCCACCTTACGAGTACaagtcaccaccaccaccaacaaaacCATACAAGTACTcatccccaccaccaccaccatatgAGTACAAgtccccaccaccaccaacaaaacCATACAAGTACTCATccccacctccaccaccataTGAGTATAAGTCCCCACCACCACCTGTACACTCTCCTCCACCACCATACTACTATAAGTCCCCACCACCACCAGAGAAATCTCCTCCTCCACCTTACGAGTACAAgtccccaccaccaccaacaaaacCATACAAGTACTcatccccaccaccaccaccatatgAGTACAAgtccccaccaccaccaacaaaacCATACAAGTACTCATccccacctccaccaccataTGAGTACAAGTCCCCACCACCACCTGTTTACTCTCCACCACCTTACTACTATAagtctccaccaccaccaccaccacactaCTACTACaaatctccaccaccaccacccaaggTTCTTCCTCCATACCATTACACGTCTCCACCTCCACCAATCCACCACCACCCATTGATTGTCAGGGTTGTTGGAAAGGTCTATTGCTACAGATGCTATGACTGGGGATATCCCATCAAGTCACATGACAAGAAGCATCTTGAAG GTGCCGTAGTGGAAGTGACATGCAAAACTGGCAAGGAGGAGATCACAGCATATGGTACCACCAAGAACAATGGCAAGTTTGCCCTCACAGTCAAGGACTTTGACTACAAGAAGTATGGTGCCGAAGCATGCAAGGCTAAGCTCCACGCTGCACCCAAAGACTCACCATGCAACATCCCCACTAACTTACACTGGGGCAAAACTGGTGCCAAGCTCAAGGTCAAATCTAAGAACTCATATGAAGTTGTGCTCTCAGCCAGGCCATTTGCTTATGCTCCCAAGACTCCTTACAAGGAGTGTGAGAAGCCAGTCACTAAGCCTCCTCCATACGTGTACAAgtctccaccaccaccagtccactCTCCTCCACCATACTACTACAAgtccccaccaccaccaccatatgTGTACAAgtctccaccaccaccagtccactCTCCACCACCGTACTACTATAAatccccaccaccaccaacataCTTGTACAAgtccccaccaccaccaacataTGTGTACAAgtctccaccaccaccagtccactCTCTACCACCGTACTACTATAAatccccaccaccaccaacataCTTGTACAAgtccccaccaccaccaccatatgTGTACAAgtccccaccaccaccagtctACTCTCCACCACCATACTACTATAAatccccaccaccaccaacataCTTGTACAAGTCCCCACCTCCACCTGTTTACTTATACAAgtccccaccaccaccagtgAAAGCTCTTCCTCCACCATATGAGTACAAGTCCCCACCACCACCAGAGaagtctcctcctccaccatacTACTACAAatccccaccaccaccaactgAACCATACAAGTACTcatccccaccaccaccaccatatgAGTACAAGTCCCCACCACCACCTGTACACTCTCCTCCACCACCATACTACTATAAGTCTCCACCACCACCAGAGAAATCTCCTCCTCCACCTTACGAGTACAAgtccccaccaccaccaacaaaacCATACAAGTACTCATccccacctccaccaccataTGAGTACAAGTCTCCACCACCACCTGTACActctccaccaccaccatacGAGTACaagtcaccaccaccaccagagaaatctcctcctccaccatacTACTACaaatctccaccaccaccaacagaACCATACAAGTACTcatccccaccaccaccaccatatgAGTACAAgtccccaccaccaccagtgAAAGCTCTTCCTCCACCATATGAATACAAGTCCCCACCACCACCAGAGAaatctcctcctccaccatacTACTACAAatccccaccaccaccaacagaACCATACAAGTACTcatccccaccaccaccaccatatgAGTACAAatccccaccaccaccagtgAAGGCTCTTC caccaccatacGAGTACaagtcaccaccaccaccagagaaatctcctcctccaccatacTACTACAAatccccaccaccaccaacagaACCATACAAGTACTCTTccccacctccaccaccataTGAGTACAAGTCCCCACCACCACCTGTACACTCTCCTCCACCACCATACGAGTACAAATCCCCACCACCTCCGGAACACTCACCTCCACCGCCATATGAGTACAAATCACCTCCCCCACCAGAGAAATCTCCTCCACCACCGGCCTACATTTATGCATCTCCCCCACCACCCACTCAATAA
- the LOC126702962 gene encoding extensin-2-like isoform X2, with amino-acid sequence MKLTGLDPSWGRVWPQMVMALAFVVVVSNVGSVSGDAYPYASPPPPPYEYTSPPPPEHSPPPPYEYKSPPPPEKSPPPPYEYKSPPPPVKEPAPAPYEYKSPPPPEHSPPPPYEYKSPPPPEKSPPPPYEYKSPPPPVKEPAPAPYEYKSPPPPEHSPPPPYEYKSPPPPVHSPPPPYEYKSPPPPEHSPPPYYYKSPPPPEKSPPPPYEYKSPPPPTKPYKYSSPPPPPYEYKSPPPPVHSPPPPYYYKSPPPPEKSPPPPYEYKSPPPPTKPYKYSSPPPPPYEYKSPPPPTKPYKYSSPPPPPYEYKSPPPPVHSPPPPYYYKSPPPPEKSPPPPYEYKSPPPPTKPYKYSSPPPPPYEYKSPPPPTKPYKYSSPPPPPYEYKSPPPPVYSPPPYYYKSPPPPPPHYYYKSPPPPPKVLPPYHYTSPPPPIHHHPLIVRVVGKVYCYRCYDWGYPIKSHDKKHLEGAVVEVTCKTGKEEITAYGTTKNNGKFALTVKDFDYKKYGAEACKAKLHAAPKDSPCNIPTNLHWGKTGAKLKVKSKNSYEVVLSARPFAYAPKTPYKECEKPVTKPPPYVYKSPPPPVHSPPPYYYKSPPPPPYVYKSPPPPVHSPPPYYYKSPPPPTYLYKSPPPPTYVYKSPPPPVHSLPPYYYKSPPPPTYLYKSPPPPPYVYKSPPPPVYSPPPYYYKSPPPPTYLYKSPPPPVYLYKSPPPPVKALPPPYEYKSPPPPEKSPPPPYYYKSPPPPTEPYKYSSPPPPPYEYKSPPPPVHSPPPPYYYKSPPPPEKSPPPPYEYKSPPPPTKPYKYSSPPPPPYEYKSPPPPVHSPPPPYEYKSPPPPEKSPPPPYYYKSPPPPTEPYKYSSPPPPPYEYKSPPPPVKALPPPYEYKSPPPPEKSPPPPYYYKSPPPPTEPYKYSSPPPPPYEYKSPPPPVKALPPPYEYKSPPPPEKSPPPPYYYKSPPPPTEPYKYSSPPPPPYEYKSPPPPVHSPPPPYEYKSPPPPEHSPPPPYEYKSPPPPEKSPPPPAYIYASPPPPTQ; translated from the exons ATGAAGCTTACAGGCCTAGACCCCTCTTGGGGTCGTGTATGGCCTCAAATGGTTATGGCATTGGCCTTTGTAGTTGTTGTAAGCAATGTGGGTTCAGTCTCTGGTGATGCTTATCCTTATgcttcaccaccaccaccaccttaTGAGTACACATCACCTCCTCCACCTGAGCAttctccaccaccaccatatgAGTACAAGTCTCCCCCACCTCCAGAGAAGTCTCCTCCACCTCCATATGAGTACAAGTCTCCCCCACCACCCGTGAAAGAACCAGCACCAGCACCATATGAATACAAGTCACCCCCACCACCAGAACACTCTCCACCAC caccatatgAGTACAAGTCTCCCCCACCTCCTGAGAAGTCTCCACCTCCTCCATATGAGTACAAGTCTCCACCACCACCCGTGAAAGAACCAGCACCAGCACCATATGAATACAAGTCACCCCCACCACCAGAACActctccaccaccaccatatgAGTACAAGTCCCCACCACCACCTGTACACTCTCCTCCACCACCATACGAGTACAAGTCCCCACCACCTCCGGAACACTCACCACCACCATACTACTATAAGTCCCCACCACCACCAGAGAAATCTCCTCCTCCACCTTACGAGTACAAgtccccaccaccaccaacaaaacCATACAAGTACTCATccccacctccaccaccataTGAGTACAAGTCCCCACCACCACCTGTACACTCTCCTCCACCACCATACTACTATAAGTCCCCACCACCACCAGAGAAATCTCCTCCTCCACCTTACGAGTACaagtcaccaccaccaccaacaaaacCATACAAGTACTcatccccaccaccaccaccatatgAGTACAAgtccccaccaccaccaacaaaacCATACAAGTACTCATccccacctccaccaccataTGAGTATAAGTCCCCACCACCACCTGTACACTCTCCTCCACCACCATACTACTATAAGTCCCCACCACCACCAGAGAAATCTCCTCCTCCACCTTACGAGTACAAgtccccaccaccaccaacaaaacCATACAAGTACTcatccccaccaccaccaccatatgAGTACAAgtccccaccaccaccaacaaaacCATACAAGTACTCATccccacctccaccaccataTGAGTACAAGTCCCCACCACCACCTGTTTACTCTCCACCACCTTACTACTATAagtctccaccaccaccaccaccacactaCTACTACaaatctccaccaccaccacccaaggTTCTTCCTCCATACCATTACACGTCTCCACCTCCACCAATCCACCACCACCCATTGATTGTCAGGGTTGTTGGAAAGGTCTATTGCTACAGATGCTATGACTGGGGATATCCCATCAAGTCACATGACAAGAAGCATCTTGAAG GTGCCGTAGTGGAAGTGACATGCAAAACTGGCAAGGAGGAGATCACAGCATATGGTACCACCAAGAACAATGGCAAGTTTGCCCTCACAGTCAAGGACTTTGACTACAAGAAGTATGGTGCCGAAGCATGCAAGGCTAAGCTCCACGCTGCACCCAAAGACTCACCATGCAACATCCCCACTAACTTACACTGGGGCAAAACTGGTGCCAAGCTCAAGGTCAAATCTAAGAACTCATATGAAGTTGTGCTCTCAGCCAGGCCATTTGCTTATGCTCCCAAGACTCCTTACAAGGAGTGTGAGAAGCCAGTCACTAAGCCTCCTCCATACGTGTACAAgtctccaccaccaccagtccactCTCCTCCACCATACTACTACAAgtccccaccaccaccaccatatgTGTACAAgtctccaccaccaccagtccactCTCCACCACCGTACTACTATAAatccccaccaccaccaacataCTTGTACAAgtccccaccaccaccaacataTGTGTACAAgtctccaccaccaccagtccactCTCTACCACCGTACTACTATAAatccccaccaccaccaacataCTTGTACAAgtccccaccaccaccaccatatgTGTACAAgtccccaccaccaccagtctACTCTCCACCACCATACTACTATAAatccccaccaccaccaacataCTTGTACAAGTCCCCACCTCCACCTGTTTACTTATACAAgtccccaccaccaccagtgAAAGCTCTTCCTCCACCATATGAGTACAAGTCCCCACCACCACCAGAGaagtctcctcctccaccatacTACTACAAatccccaccaccaccaactgAACCATACAAGTACTcatccccaccaccaccaccatatgAGTACAAGTCCCCACCACCACCTGTACACTCTCCTCCACCACCATACTACTATAAGTCTCCACCACCACCAGAGAAATCTCCTCCTCCACCTTACGAGTACAAgtccccaccaccaccaacaaaacCATACAAGTACTCATccccacctccaccaccataTGAGTACAAGTCTCCACCACCACCTGTACActctccaccaccaccatacGAGTACaagtcaccaccaccaccagagaaatctcctcctccaccatacTACTACaaatctccaccaccaccaacagaACCATACAAGTACTcatccccaccaccaccaccatatgAGTACAAgtccccaccaccaccagtgAAAGCTCTTCCTCCACCATATGAATACAAGTCCCCACCACCACCAGAGAaatctcctcctccaccatacTACTACAAatccccaccaccaccaacagaACCATACAAGTACTcatccccaccaccaccaccatatgAGTACAAatccccaccaccaccagtgAAGGCTCTTC caccaccatacGAGTACaagtcaccaccaccaccagagaaatctcctcctccaccatacTACTACAAatccccaccaccaccaacagaACCATACAAGTACTCTTccccacctccaccaccataTGAGTACAAGTCCCCACCACCACCTGTACACTCTCCTCCACCACCATACGAGTACAAATCCCCACCACCTCCGGAACACTCACCTCCACCGCCATATGAGTACAAATCACCTCCCCCACCAGAGAAATCTCCTCCACCACCGGCCTACATTTATGCATCTCCCCCACCACCCACTCAATAA
- the LOC126702962 gene encoding extensin-2-like isoform X15: protein MKLTGLDPSWGRVWPQMVMALAFVVVVSNVGSVSGDAYPYASPPPPPYEYTSPPPPEHSPPPPYEYKSPPPPEKSPPPPYEYKSPPPPVKEPAPAPYEYKSPPPPEHSPPPPYEYKSPPPPVHSPPPPYEYKSPPPPEKSPPPPYEYKSPPPPVKEPAPAPYEYKSPPPPEHSPPPPYEYKSPPPPPTKPYKYSSPPPPPYEYKSPPPPVHSPPPPYEYKSPPPPVHSPPPPYYYKSPPPPEKSPPPPYEYKSPPPPTKPYKYSSPPPPPYEYKSPPPPTKPYKYSSPPPPPYEYKSPPPPVYSPPPYYYKSPPPPPPHYYYKSPPPPPKVLPPYHYTSPPPPIHHHPLIVRVVGKVYCYRCYDWGYPIKSHDKKHLEGAVVEVTCKTGKEEITAYGTTKNNGKFALTVKDFDYKKYGAEACKAKLHAAPKDSPCNIPTNLHWGKTGAKLKVKSKNSYEVVLSARPFAYAPKTPYKECEKPVTKPPPYVYKSPPPPVHSPPPYYYKSPPPPPYVYKSPPPPVHSPPPYYYKSPPPPTYLYKSPPPPTYVYKSPPPPVHSLPPYYYKSPPPPTYLYKSPPPPPYVYKSPPPPVYSPPPYYYKSPPPPTYLYKSPPPPVYLYKSPPPPVKALPPPYEYKSPPPPEKSPPPPYYYKSPPPPTEPYKYSSPPPPPYEYKSPPPPVHSPPPPYYYKSPPPPEKSPPPPYEYKSPPPPTKPYKYSSPPPPPYEYKSPPPPVHSPPPPYEYKSPPPPEKSPPPPYYYKSPPPPTEPYKYSSPPPPPYEYKSPPPPVKALPPPYEYKSPPPPEKSPPPPYYYKSPPPPTEPYKYSSPPPPPYEYKSPPPPVKALPPPYEYKSPPPPEKSPPPPYYYKSPPPPTEPYKYSSPPPPPYEYKSPPPPVHSPPPPYEYKSPPPPEHSPPPPYEYKSPPPPEKSPPPPAYIYASPPPPTQ from the exons ATGAAGCTTACAGGCCTAGACCCCTCTTGGGGTCGTGTATGGCCTCAAATGGTTATGGCATTGGCCTTTGTAGTTGTTGTAAGCAATGTGGGTTCAGTCTCTGGTGATGCTTATCCTTATgcttcaccaccaccaccaccttaTGAGTACACATCACCTCCTCCACCTGAGCAttctccaccaccaccatatgAGTACAAGTCTCCCCCACCTCCAGAGAAGTCTCCTCCACCTCCATATGAGTACAAGTCTCCCCCACCACCCGTGAAAGAACCAGCACCAGCACCATATGAATACAAGTCACCCCCACCACCAGAACACTCTCCACCACCTCCATATGAGTATAAGTCACCTCCTCCACCAGTACActccccaccaccaccatatgAGTACAAGTCTCCCCCACCTCCTGAGAAGTCTCCACCTCCTCCATATGAGTACAAGTCTCCACCACCACCCGTGAAAGAACCAGCACCAGCACCATATGAATACAAGTCACCCCCACCACCAGAACActctccaccaccaccatatgAGTACAAGTCCCCACCACCAC caccaacaaaacCATACAAGTACTCATccccacctccaccaccataTGAGTACAAGTCCCCACCACCACCTGTACACTCTC ctccaccaccataTGAGTATAAGTCCCCACCACCACCTGTACACTCTCCTCCACCACCATACTACTATAAGTCCCCACCACCACCAGAGAAATCTCCTCCTCCACCTTACGAGTACAAgtccccaccaccaccaacaaaacCATACAAGTACTcatccccaccaccaccaccatatgAGTACAAgtccccaccaccaccaacaaaacCATACAAGTACTCATccccacctccaccaccataTGAGTACAAGTCCCCACCACCACCTGTTTACTCTCCACCACCTTACTACTATAagtctccaccaccaccaccaccacactaCTACTACaaatctccaccaccaccacccaaggTTCTTCCTCCATACCATTACACGTCTCCACCTCCACCAATCCACCACCACCCATTGATTGTCAGGGTTGTTGGAAAGGTCTATTGCTACAGATGCTATGACTGGGGATATCCCATCAAGTCACATGACAAGAAGCATCTTGAAG GTGCCGTAGTGGAAGTGACATGCAAAACTGGCAAGGAGGAGATCACAGCATATGGTACCACCAAGAACAATGGCAAGTTTGCCCTCACAGTCAAGGACTTTGACTACAAGAAGTATGGTGCCGAAGCATGCAAGGCTAAGCTCCACGCTGCACCCAAAGACTCACCATGCAACATCCCCACTAACTTACACTGGGGCAAAACTGGTGCCAAGCTCAAGGTCAAATCTAAGAACTCATATGAAGTTGTGCTCTCAGCCAGGCCATTTGCTTATGCTCCCAAGACTCCTTACAAGGAGTGTGAGAAGCCAGTCACTAAGCCTCCTCCATACGTGTACAAgtctccaccaccaccagtccactCTCCTCCACCATACTACTACAAgtccccaccaccaccaccatatgTGTACAAgtctccaccaccaccagtccactCTCCACCACCGTACTACTATAAatccccaccaccaccaacataCTTGTACAAgtccccaccaccaccaacataTGTGTACAAgtctccaccaccaccagtccactCTCTACCACCGTACTACTATAAatccccaccaccaccaacataCTTGTACAAgtccccaccaccaccaccatatgTGTACAAgtccccaccaccaccagtctACTCTCCACCACCATACTACTATAAatccccaccaccaccaacataCTTGTACAAGTCCCCACCTCCACCTGTTTACTTATACAAgtccccaccaccaccagtgAAAGCTCTTCCTCCACCATATGAGTACAAGTCCCCACCACCACCAGAGaagtctcctcctccaccatacTACTACAAatccccaccaccaccaactgAACCATACAAGTACTcatccccaccaccaccaccatatgAGTACAAGTCCCCACCACCACCTGTACACTCTCCTCCACCACCATACTACTATAAGTCTCCACCACCACCAGAGAAATCTCCTCCTCCACCTTACGAGTACAAgtccccaccaccaccaacaaaacCATACAAGTACTCATccccacctccaccaccataTGAGTACAAGTCTCCACCACCACCTGTACActctccaccaccaccatacGAGTACaagtcaccaccaccaccagagaaatctcctcctccaccatacTACTACaaatctccaccaccaccaacagaACCATACAAGTACTcatccccaccaccaccaccatatgAGTACAAgtccccaccaccaccagtgAAAGCTCTTCCTCCACCATATGAATACAAGTCCCCACCACCACCAGAGAaatctcctcctccaccatacTACTACAAatccccaccaccaccaacagaACCATACAAGTACTcatccccaccaccaccaccatatgAGTACAAatccccaccaccaccagtgAAGGCTCTTC caccaccatacGAGTACaagtcaccaccaccaccagagaaatctcctcctccaccatacTACTACAAatccccaccaccaccaacagaACCATACAAGTACTCTTccccacctccaccaccataTGAGTACAAGTCCCCACCACCACCTGTACACTCTCCTCCACCACCATACGAGTACAAATCCCCACCACCTCCGGAACACTCACCTCCACCGCCATATGAGTACAAATCACCTCCCCCACCAGAGAAATCTCCTCCACCACCGGCCTACATTTATGCATCTCCCCCACCACCCACTCAATAA